The following coding sequences are from one Triticum dicoccoides isolate Atlit2015 ecotype Zavitan chromosome 4A, WEW_v2.0, whole genome shotgun sequence window:
- the LOC119285412 gene encoding importin subunit beta-1-like, producing MDITEVLLATQSHDGQIRNVAEGNIKQFEEQSFPQFLLALSAELENDNKPPVSRRLAGILLKNSLDANDLVRKEKCTQRWISVDPAIKSQVKGSLLMTLGSPVSDAHRSSSQVIAKIASIEIPLQGWPELIVSLLGNMTKPDASPSLKQATLDAIGYVCEEISPKDLEQDQVNAVLTAVVQGMNHVENSSGVRLAAVKALYNALDFAETNFQNESERNYIMKVVCETAVSKEADIRKAAFECLVSIASTYYDLLEPYIQTLFELTANAARADEEQVALQAIEFWSTICDEEVAIQEDAEESGDVSSACHFHFIEKALPLLVPMLLETLLKQEEDQDEDDGIWNISMAGGTCLGLVATAVKDAIVPLVMPFIEGNITKPDWHSREAATFAFGSILEGPSVEKLAPLVHAGFDFLLNATKDQNNHVRETTAWALSRAFEFLHSPTSGVSVVTNANLPHVTEIMLTSIKDSPNVAEKICGALYFLAHGYENAGSMSSVLSPYFGQLVSALLATADRSDSNNSRLCASAYETLNEIVRCSSIADTLNMIVLLLQEILKRLNQTFEFQITSSEDKEKQSDLQALLCGVVQVILQKFSNCDDKSVIIQFADQIMVLFLRVFSCDSSNVHKEAMLAIGALAYATGPEFVKYMPEFHKYLEMGLQNFGAYQVCCVSVGVVADICRALDDKVLPYCDAIMSALLKDLSSPELHRSVKPPILSCIGDIALTIGENFEKYVPYTVPMLQGAAELCSRMDLPDDDSTEYKNELRRSIFEAYSGILQGVKNSKSELMVPYASHIFQFAELVLRETSRDEGLTKAGVALVGDLADALGPSIKLLLKNSNFHSELLGRCSQSDDEQLRETASWVQGVISRVLVS from the exons ATGGATATCACTGAGGTTCTGCTAGCTACACAGTCCCATGATGGTCAGATACGAAATGTTGCAGAAGGGAATATCAAGCAATTTGAGGAGCAGAGTTTTCCACAGTTTCTGCTAGCATTATCTGCTGAGCTAGAGAATGATAACAAACCTCCTGTATCTCGAAGGCTTGCTGGTATTCTTCTTAAAAATTCTTTGGATGCAAATGATTTAGTGAGGAAAGAAAAATGCACACAACGATGGATAAGTGTGGACCCAGCAATCAAGTCACAGGTTAAAGGTTCCCTGTTGATGACCCTTGGATCACCAGTATCTGACGCTCACCGCAGTTCTTCACAAGTCATTGCAAAGATTGCTTCCATTGAGATCCCTCTTCAAGGATGGCCAGAACTCATAGTAAGCTTGCTAGGTAACATGACAAAGCCGGATGCATCCCCTTCTCTGAAGCAGGCTACCCTGGATGCCATTGGATATGTTTGTGAGGAGATATCCCCTAAGGATCTGGAGCAGGATCAAGTTAATGCTGTTCTTACTGCTGTGGTCCAGGGTATGAATCACGTGGAGAATAGTTCAGGGGTCCGACTTGCTGCTGTTAAAGCATTGTACAATGCTCTTGATTTTGCTGAGACAAATTTTCAGAATGAATCAGAGAGGAACTACATAATGAAGGTAGTTTGTGAGACTGCCGTTTCTAAAGAGGCTGATATTAGGAAGGCTGCATTTGAGTGTTTGGTCTCAATAGCATCAACATACTATGATCTTCTAGAGCCATACATACAGACATTATTTGAGTTGACAGCAAATGCTGCCAGGGCAGATGAAGAACAGGTAGCACTTCAAGCTATTGAGTTCTGGAGCACAATCTGTGATGAAGAAGTTGCAATTCAAGAAGACGCTGAAGAATCTGGTGATGTTAGTTCTGCATGTCATTTCCATTTTATTGAAAAGGCCCTTCCTTTGCTTGTCCCTATGCTTTTAGAAACACTTCTGAAGCAAGAGGAGGATCAAGATGAGGATGATGGAATTTGGAATATATCAATGGCGGGGGGCACCTGCCTTGGGCTTGTTGCAACAGCTGTCAAGGATGCCATTGTACCTCTTGTGATGCCATTTATAGAAGGCAATATAACAAAGCCTGACTGGCACAGCAGGGAGGCTGCTACATTTGCATTTGGTTCCATTCTTGAAGGTCCTTCAGTTGAAAAGCTTGCACCACTGGTTCATGCTGGCTTTGATTTCCTGCTAAATGCAACCAAGGATCAAAATAACCATGTCAGGGAGACTACTGCATGGGCACTTTCGAGGGCATTTGAGTTTCTACATTCACCAACCAGTGGCGTTTCTGTAGTGACAAATGCAAACCTTCCTCATGTTACAGAAATTATGTTGACAAGTATCAAAGACTCCCCTAATGTTGCTGAGAAAATCTGTGGTGCCCTGTATTTTCTTGCTCACGGCTATGAGAATGCAGGGTCTATGTCATCAGTGCTGTCACCCTACTTTGGTCAATTAGTATCAGCTCTCCTTGCCACTGCTGATCGTTCTGATTCCAACAACTCCAGGCTTTGTGCATCTGCATATGAAACACTTAATGAGATTGTGAGATGCAGCAGCATTGCAgacactctgaacatgattgtgttATTATTGCAAGAGATCTTGAAGAGATTAAACCAGACCTTTGAGTTTCAGATCACATCCTCCGAGGACAAGGAAAAGCAAAGTGATCTTCAAGCCTTGCTGTGTGGTGTTGTTCAAGTAATCCTTCAGAAGTTCAGCAACTGTGATGATAAGTCAGTAATCATTCAGTTTGCTGACCAAATAATGGTGTTATTTCTCCGGGTTTTTTCATGCGATAGTTCTAATGTGCATAAAGAAGCAATGCTTGCTATTGGTGCTCTTGCTTATGCTACTGGACCGGAATTTGTGAAATACATGCCAGAGTTTCACAAGTACCTTGAAATGGGCTTACAAAATTTTGGTGCATATCAAGTATGCTGTGTTTCTGTTGGGGTGGTTGCGGACATCTGTCGTGCCCTGGATGACAAGGTACTCCCTTACTGTGATGCTATCATGTCCGCCCTTCTCAAGGACCTTTCAAGCCCAGAGCTTCACCGTTCTGTGAAACCGCCAATTTTGTCATGCATAGGAGATATTGCACTTACAATTGGTGAGAATTTTGAGAAATATGTTCCATACACTGTGCCTATGTTGCAAGGAGCTGCAGAGCTTTGTTCTCGCATGGACCTTCCTGATGATGACAGTACAGAGTATAAAAATGAACTCAGGCGAAGCATCTTCGAGGCCTATTCAGGTATACTTCAGGGAGTCAAAAATTCAAAATCAGAGCTAATGGTTCCTTATGCCAGCCATATTTTCCAGTTCGCGGAACTGGTCCTGCGAGAGACATCAAG GGACGAGGGTCTGACGAAAGCTGGAGTTGCCTTGGTCGGGGACCTGGCGGATGCGCTAGGACCTTCCATCAAACTGCTGCTCAAGAATTCCAACTTCCACTCGGAGCTCCTTGGGCGCTGTTCCCAGTCTGATGACGAACAGCTGAGGGAGACTGCATCCTGGGTCCAGGGTGTGATCTCACGTGTGCTGGTTTCATGA